The genomic stretch GAGACGCCTGAGTCAAGGTCTGTGGACAACAGCGTGGGTTTGGATTTGTGCTGGAGTTGTTGGTACTGGTGTCCGGACGCCTTTGGTGTCGGAGTCGGTGCTGCGTTTCTACTTCAGGTTCCAACGAGTCAAAGTGGAGAAGATCGGTGTGAGAAGAGGGCTAGTTGATTAAACATCGGATTTTTCAACTTCTTTAAAGGTCTTTGTTTTCCGTTCGTGACGAaagatctaattttttttttccccatCTGAACCAGTAGTGGTTTCTTTGGCTTTCTGTGGTTCCGGAAGCGAGAGCAAGTGGGTTCGAGGAAGGATTTCTTTATTCCAGGAATGTTTCATTTGCTTGAGAGTTTGATGGAAGGTCTCTGTAGTCTGTGGGGAAATAAAGCCCTTTGCTTTGGTTTTGTTTCCACTGCTGGAACCACGCATCTTGCTCTGAGTTTGAATGAAAAGGTTTCGTTCCTTGCTGCTATCGGTATTGATCTATAGTGTGGAATCTGTGGAACCATGTTGATCTAAGCAGAGTTTCAGTGTTAGCTGCTGTTTTTTTACATTTTCGGGAAAAAAATGGTGCCATCAGGTTCTTCGACTCCCATTGGTGTGTCTCAATCAGTTAACCCCTCCCTTCTGAGGTCGAATTCGGGCTTGCTTGGAGGGCAGCCTGGTTCGATACCATCGCAGCCACCTTTTTCTTCTCTGGTCTCGCCTCGCACCCAGTTTAACAGTAACAGCTTGCTTGGAAACATATCCAATTTTTCACCTCTCAACAATTCATTTGGAAATGGAGGGCCTAGTGGTGCGCTTTCTGCatcgccaatgaatctccaacagcgagGTGGTCTTGGTGGTGCGGTTGGTATGGTCGGCTCTGCCGAGTCCAATCCTCTGTCGTTCACCTCTTCGCTGGGTCAAAGCCAAGGTCAACAACAATGCTTCCAGAACCCTTCAAACAGTCAGCTTGGGCCAGATCAACTACAGTCTCGAATTGATGCAGTGCAGAATTTCCAACAGCAGTTTTCAATTCCTCaaaatcagcagcagcagcagcaacagctgcTTCGGGGAGGATTGAGTAATATAGGACACATGGGGCCTGTTAAGATGGAGCCGCAAATGGGGCCTGTTAAGATGGAGCCGCAAATGGGGCCTGTTAAGTTGGAGCCACAAATGGGTCCTAACGATCAGATTGGTCCATCACAGCAATTACAAACGTTACGTGCCATTGGTACGGTAAAAATGGAGTCACAGCAGTTGCAATCCTTAAGAAGCTTGGGCCCTGTTAAAATGGAAGCTCAACATTCAGATCCTTCATTATTTCTGCAACAtcagcaacaacagcagcagcagcagcagcagattttGCAGTTATCAAGGCAAAATAGTCAGGTTGCAGCTGCCCAGATGAGTCTCTTGCAGCAGCAGAGAAAGTTGcaaatgcagcagcagcagcagcagcagcagcaacaacaacaacaacaacaacaacagcagatAGTTAAGACCCTGCCTCAACAAAGAAACCAGTTGCAACAGCAGCTTCTCCAGCATCATCTTCTGGGTAGACCTCCAGTGAAACCTACAATTTATGAGCCTGGGATGTGTGCTCGGAGGTTAACCCAGTATATGTACCACCAGCAGCATCGACCACAGGTAAAATTTCCAGTAGCCTTTGTCAATCCTGAGTGAAGGACACCAGATTCTTGATAAGTTCTTTGGGTTGGCTCATCTTATGTTCTATACCTAAAATGCAGGATAACAACATAGAATTTTGGAGAAAATTTGTGGCCGAGTACTTTGCTCCTAATGCTAAGAAGAGGTGGTGTGTTTCTCTGTGTGGAAGTGGTCGTCAAACTACTGGTGTTCTTCCACAGGTACAATTTGCCGCCAATTAGGATATGGAATGCAATCTTTTGGCTACATGATTTCTGTTTTCTAATTGTTTATATATAGTTTTGGGAATTTGGTCGTGGTTACTTTAAGTGGGAGTACAAACTTCTCTTGCTTCGAGTATCTTCAATTTGTTTTACTATTTTTGCATCTATTCTTCAACCAAGATAGATTTTGCCTGAATCTGTAGGATGTGTGGCACTGCGAGATATGCAACCATAAGCCTGGACGTGGTTTTGGTATGTAACTGATCACGATTGTCTGATTTGGTTTTATTGGCTAGATAGAATAAACATAACGCTAATTGAATAATATGCTACTTATGTCTTGAAGCTCTACTTCGAGGGATTGTAAAgttattcttctttttctttggtttatAGAAACTACTGTTGAGGTTTTCCCAAGGCTCTTCCAAATCAAATATGCCAGCGGCACCCTAGAGGAACTCCTATATATTGATATGCCCCGTGAGTATCAGAATGCTTCAGGTCAAATTGTCTTGGATTATGCAAAGGCAATTCAAGAGAGTGTCTTTGAGCAATTACGTGTGGTGCGTGATGGCCAACTACGGATTGTTTTTAATCCTGATCTAAAGGTGAATATACATTTGTGCATTGTTATTTATGCACACTAGACACTTTGCTGAAAATCATCGTGTGATTGCTGTAAATAattattcattttcttttttattcttcaatTAGATTTCTTCTTGGGAGTTCTGTGCTAGGCGCCATGAGGAGCTTATTCCTCGGAGGGTTATCATTCCTCAGGTACAGTGTTACCATTTATAAATTTTAGCTTGCGTAAATGACGATTGTTATTTGTTGGAACTTGTTTGCATATTGCTGCCGGCTTCCGTGAAATGTCTAATTCGATGATTTTTCTGGGGCAGGTTAGTCAACTTAGTGCTGTTGTTCAGAGGTATCAGGCAGCAGCTCAAAATGCATCATCAGGCTTATCAACACAAGATTTACAAAACACTTGTAACTCGTAAGTCCATTGCTCTTATTTCGTGCTTAAAGTGTCTCTTTTGCTGTCTTTCAGTTAATTGCTATATCTGTTTCGCATATTAGGACACTGTATCTCTTAGGAAATATATTTATCTGGGAGCTAACTGTTTTAAGTTTTAACTATTCACATTAGCAAAAGCATGTGCTTACATGTGTATGCCATCAAAAATTTATACTAGAAAACATAAATTTGGATAGTACCGTATGCATTTACACACAGATTTAGTTTCTTCTTGATTAATTTCCTTTTCTTCAATGAAATTTATCTGTGACTGCTTGTCTGGTACTACATGATTCCACTTTCCAAGAACACCATAATGTCTTGCTATTCGGGTGTATTTTCGCATGTGATTGTCACTGCCAGATGGTTCTTGTTGTTTTAATGGCACTCCACTTGGCTTCATTGTTACACCATTCAATCTTTAGGTAATAATAGTGCATTGCTTTTGGACATGTATGTCTCAAATGCTATCATCAATGATAGTATGCATGCTTCATGGGATTGGGATGGGACAGCTATTATAAAAAAAACACTACGCAAGTTCTATGATTTAAACCGGTTACCTAGGTTGTAAGGGAAGAACCTTATTATGGCATCAAAGCTTGCCGcttttttattatgaaaataagtACCATATAATACAAATGCATTATTATGatgaataataattatatttttctccaTGTAGACAAATAGCAATCCTGCCCATGTGTGAAAATAACAATGGGCACAATTACCAATTCATCATGGGGGTGAAGTGTTGAGTAATTCAAATATATGTTAAAATGTACCCTGATAAAAGCACTAAGGTGGATTTAGGAGTCATCTTCATTCTCCCACGATATCCTTATTTTCTTTAGATGTATCCTCTCCCTGCACTTTCTCTCTATGGTCTGGCTGAGACTTGTGGCAAATATGAATATTGGCTTTCGGTGGTGAACACAATGACATGGGCACTACCTCCTTCATTTTGCAGTCACAGTTAGAAAATTGTTCCATCTTTTCTCTTCCAACCTTCTTCTTTGCTTTCCCTGTTACGGTAGCCATATGTGGCAATTGTCAATTTCctgttgcttctttttttttattttgaggtTGACAAATTTTCTTCAACTGACCAGAATCGACGTCTCAACCAATTTCTGGTGATTTGGCTATTGAATCTGTTGAAGACATTTCAATGTGGTTTAACATGGTACTATGAAGTATGAACATCAGTCATTGGTTGGATGCATATAGACACAAGGCATGGATAGGAGACATGAGGTGTGACACCATAAGGTTGCCCTGGCATAGCTAATCTTAGAGTGGGAGTAGGCATTATATGAATATGATAGTTATCCCCATACACCTTTTACATATTGTTTATGGttttatatatgatatattttatttgaGATGGACTCATAATCACGTTATTGTAAAAACTAAAAAGCATAACAATCATTCATGAGTATACTTCAAACAGGTCTGCAAAATAGGAGCTCCAAGTTCTTAATTTGTTGAAAGACCAAAGTCCATTCATATCACCATCTTATGTGGATCATTCAAGAAGTATGTGTAAATGGTAGACGATCTAATATGATTTGTGGAATTTGACATACAAGGGAAGAATCCAACATAATAATATAGACACCACATGCATTTTGAATTATCTACTCTTGTAGATTGGAATTAACCTTTTAGACTCTTTTTCATTATTTGTCATGAAAGCCTCTTATTTGATTGCTGAATCAAATGTATGATTATTTCaacattaaaatcattttcgCTTAGAGGCTAGCATACTATGGAGGAATTTAGCTAATGAGACACATTATAAACCTTAGGGAAAGAGTGATTGAAGAAAGAATAAGATGTGAAACAAGATTTATGAGAATCAATTTGGCTTTATCCCTAGAAGATCAACCATTAAAGCTATTTATTGAGGAAAATAGTGgagaaatatattaaaaaaagggCATCAGTGCACAAGGCCCCTGCCATTGCAGTGTCTCCTAGGTCTAAATCTCTAAATCTAGAGAGGCTGGTTCCATGATGTGAATCTTGGTCTCCCAAAGATTTGCATGACTTAAAAGAAGACATATGATAATGTTCTTAGACAAACATATGATTGAATACCTAAATAGTTTTGTAGTTGTTTTAGAAATGAAATGGATATCTTAGTTATTTCATTTATGTGGCAAAGATATGTATGATATGATAATGTAATCACTATGTTAGGACTATAGGATTATATGTAAATTATAAAATTGCTTGGACTGCATGCTATGGGGCAACTTTGCAGGGCTAGATATGCAAAAGATGGGTATACTGTAAAatgtaatttttttcttgaaCTACATCATATAAGGCAACTTTTCATGGTTAGATATGCAAAAGAACTTATTGGTAAGTTTTACAGTTCTAAAGTCTCTACCTGGATGGTCTGCAGTAGCTATTACACCTTAATTGTCTATAAATGTGTTTTATGGGAAGCTTTGGATAAGCATGGTTGTGGCGTTGGATACTGGAGgacatttttctctttttctggAAAGccatattaaattaataaaataatatgctTCTCATTCTGACAACCACAAAGAAAGTTATGAAACTTGATATAGCTGCAAACAAGGAAAATAGTTCCTGCGAAGTAGAAGTAACAGACCTTTAATCTGAAAGGAGAATAAGGTGTAGAAATACATGTTCACTTGGGACATGCGAGCCAGTAGTTGCTATGAAATTGCATATGTCTAACGTTTTATTGTCATCCAGGCAATAGAATGTCTCTGGACCGCTTTTAGTTGAGTATATCTCAACCTTTTTGTGTATGAATTCACACAAACTATTGAGATCTTTAACTTAAATACACGAAGTAGATGTCTTCTTAAAATTTGTTCTTGTCAAATCTAGGTCTCCAGGTTGCAGGTGCATGTAACATGTATATATGCATTACTATGAGTGCATTTTATCTGTGCCTTTGTACCTGTGAGACTGTGGGTGCATTATCTACCATGATAATTTCATGTTGAGTAAACTGTTGAATTTCttaattatataatcatatttctcTTTTATAAGTTTAAATTTATAGTACTTGTATGTTGCATGTAAAATTTGGGGTAGGTTTGTAGCATCCACTCGCCAAATGGCTAAAGCTCTGGAAGTGCCTTTGGTAAATGATTTAGGGTATACCAAAAGATACGTTCGTTGCCTTCAGGTATACCACtttgctatttttattttttgaatatcTTTGAAGATTTTCATTAGTGATACTATAATGCTGTTTGCTGTGCCAGTTGGCTTCCAGAATGTTTATTATCATGACTTTTAATTGTGGTGACTGTTTTATTATATCTGACCTGTTTGGGTTTGTGATTTGTTCTTCACCTGTCTAATGGTTGTTTTGGCTTAAGAAATTTCTCAGACTCCTTGGCAACCATAGGTCATGTGATTTGAAGATGACTTTTCAAAAGTTTGTGCCATCGGATGTCTAATTTGTTCTTGATATGTTCCATAGGGCATTTTACAATATTAGAAGTTCTGTAGAATAGACTAGAAAcaaagttttttttaaaaaataaattatacaatctgtGTGCTCCTACTAGAATTTATCTTTGTGCTTATTCTGAGATTGAAACAGAAAATGTCTTATTGAAGAACAAAATTGTTGTCTTTAGAGTAGTACacttgaagagaaaaaaaaaccatAACATTATAGACAAGCTACGTAAATGCTATGACGATAGTCTGTTCTAGAGTAGCAAACATGGAGAAAATTTTGACTTTGATTGGTGTAGTTGAGCCACATTATTGCTATGaagatatataatgaattttagTTCTTTCGTTGCACTTGTATGGAGTAGGTGGATGCATATCGGCTATTTTCCTTATCTGAACTCTGTAGGTTTGCATCACCAAGACCAGGAATTAAGGTTCACAAATATGATAAAAGGGATCTTTGTCCAAGAAACAAATCCAAGTGACAATATAGCCATCCTTTTGTGTCTTAGAGGTGCTGCTTTGTGGAACAGACTTCATGATCTCTTGTTGTGTTTTGTTCAAGGATTGCAGTTATGGTTACCTCACCCGTGTAAATCTATGGTTGTAAAAGTATGGGTTTGGTCACCACATACAGTACACTGGAacatactgtcacggacttagctggttttgcctaagtcgtgcggcacccttgcgtgtccgttcgcaaaggtcagcctctccgaaacctctcatggtcccttaggatctacaaaagagaaaacacctcactcgggatccacaagcaaacatttcagaaaatacttcatagtcaatgcaaattacaaatagactttacaagatcTAAacggttgcacaataaagggtcaaaatggtctactacagaccaaatatctctcacaagtgtcca from Musa acuminata AAA Group cultivar baxijiao chromosome BXJ1-3, Cavendish_Baxijiao_AAA, whole genome shotgun sequence encodes the following:
- the LOC135615805 gene encoding transcriptional corepressor SEUSS-like translates to MVPSGSSTPIGVSQSVNPSLLRSNSGLLGGQPGSIPSQPPFSSLVSPRTQFNSNSLLGNISNFSPLNNSFGNGGPSGALSASPMNLQQRGGLGGAVGMVGSAESNPLSFTSSLGQSQGQQQCFQNPSNSQLGPDQLQSRIDAVQNFQQQFSIPQNQQQQQQQLLRGGLSNIGHMGPVKMEPQMGPVKMEPQMGPVKLEPQMGPNDQIGPSQQLQTLRAIGTVKMESQQLQSLRSLGPVKMEAQHSDPSLFLQHQQQQQQQQQQILQLSRQNSQVAAAQMSLLQQQRKLQMQQQQQQQQQQQQQQQQQQIVKTLPQQRNQLQQQLLQHHLLGRPPVKPTIYEPGMCARRLTQYMYHQQHRPQDNNIEFWRKFVAEYFAPNAKKRWCVSLCGSGRQTTGVLPQDVWHCEICNHKPGRGFETTVEVFPRLFQIKYASGTLEELLYIDMPREYQNASGQIVLDYAKAIQESVFEQLRVVRDGQLRIVFNPDLKISSWEFCARRHEELIPRRVIIPQVSQLSAVVQRYQAAAQNASSGLSTQDLQNTCNSFVASTRQMAKALEVPLVNDLGYTKRYVRCLQISEVVNSMKDLIDYSKETQAGPVASLSNFPRRTSSGLQPRQPEQQQSITQNSDHNNQSSVHATSVLLSAGCNNVDGDNSLNAASSTHAATIIGTLQPNSTNTRQENQMNTANSPYGGNNVQIPSASSSSSLAPSQPNPSSTFSSLKPASSNNPTPTSHNATHLSSSCSPASLSAMQQPTAQLHEMDPNDPQSSVQQILQELMMSSQLNGVSSLGNDMKMINGITPTLNGGNCLVGNGISNNSAMSGTGFAGAGGIGLSVAASGMRAAIANSAMAMNGRVGMNYLSQDPIAMNHQQQDIGNRLLDKLGAVNGFDNLQFDWKPSP